The Neodiprion pinetum isolate iyNeoPine1 chromosome 5, iyNeoPine1.2, whole genome shotgun sequence genome segment AGAGTCGCCGATAAACCTCATCCCGGATGACATGGTTATTCCCGGGCCTATCGCCGACTGCAAAGCAATCAGCAATGCAGTTACACCTGCGGGTGACCAGGTGCGTACGAACGTGCCCAATGCCGGAATTCCGCAGGCACGCATTCCCGCCCACGGGGACATACCAGCCCAACCAGCGCCACCCAGCGCCACCCAGCCACACCGTCACGACGACGATACCTTCACCgaccgacgacaccaggttagcctgcgaGCTACAGCCGGTCtgcaccccccccccccccccccattccGCCCCCCGCAATATCGACCCTTCGTCACTCACACTCCCCGCCCCCCTTCCCCGCGCGCGTACCTTCAGCTACAATTAAGTAACGCTAacggctgaggcgtgatcagccacaTCAAACGTCCACCAACACTTTATATATCTCTTTTTACAGTTTTAAGTCGACTCCCCACCGATCTCAATACATATCTATGCTCACCAAAATACACACACAAAGTTTTACCTATCCACTCAGTCTTGACTCtctcgccccgtctctaattgttcctcCCTTCCCCATATttagtgcggactcaaaacccgtcacaggCATAATTGAAACTTGGTCCTCAGTTTCCACATCTCTTTTGAATCACACTGCTACCACACAAGAATCAGACCGAACCTTAAACTTATATAACTACAAATGATgagtatgaataaaaaaaaaacaaactaattcatcaattgatgaaaatccggagagaaaattaatttttttttcaagccgAGACAATGTCACAAAATTCTGAGAGTTGCTTTCGAGAGTACTATCGCGACAATTTCTACGTGAGAGTATTTTCTGTGATGCAGCAGTTCAGACAGTAGCCTGAGTTACTATTGCACATCACTCTCGGGCCTGTATCAATTAGAGAGCACCTGTAGCTCCTGAACATCACGTCACGTCAGTAATGTCCGAAATGGCGTCTCACAAACAAGTCACCGCAGCGATAATAGTTGCATTGGAAATTaagagggaaaaaatcacAGAAAATATGGAGCTGACGGGTTGAACGCTGGGTAACACAGACTGTAAAGCGGTGGTACAAGTAATCTTGtatgtgaattgaaaaaagaggACGCGTTTCAATTTCGGAATTACATCCGAATGACCGCAGTTCGATGAATATAATTGAACAGGATTAGTTGGACCGACTATTGCTAAAGAATGTCGACAAATTTTAGATCATATTCTTCGGTTAATGTACACGTATTTCTTCGGTCCAACTGCATGGTGCCATCGCCTCAATTCTTAGGTGCTATCAAAATTCGAACTGGGTTCGAACCTTTACGAGTAACAATCAGTATGTTTGAGCTTGACTACTTGAGAGCAAGCTCTCACGAGTCTTTTGTCGCAGAGTTAGACGTTACTTACCTGCGAGTGTTGCTAAAGAAAGTCGACGAATTTTAGATCATATTCGTCGGTTAATGTACACGTATTTCTTTGGTCCAACTGCATAGAGCCATCGTCTCAATTATTAGGTGCTATCAAAATTCGGACTGGGTTCGAACCTTTGCAAGTAACAATCAGTATGTTTGAGCTTGTCTACTTGAGCGCAAGCTCTCACGAGCCTTTGTCGCAGAGTTAGACATTACTTACCTGCGAGTACTGCTCTCGAGAGCGACATTAGAGTATTACTCTCACGTGGGCAGGCATCTTATCTGGACCGgcttatacatgtatgtgtatagcCAGGCGTATGGCAGTTTAGCgttcgttatttttacaaGTTCTCGTCATTCGTCGCCAAGCAGCTAGCATGACGAGATGGTAAGTGTTTTCTAATCTgcatattattaaaataaaaacatgtgaaaataaatgattgtTGTTACGTCAGTAGACTACGCTGGTCCCTTTACCGTTAAAACAACGCAAGGGCGTAGCCCACAGATAGACAAAGCCTATCTCGCGCTCTTCGTCTGTTTAATCGCTAAATGATACCACCTTCGCctaatataatttaatatgttGTTACTTAATGCATaactcatatatatatatatatatatatatatatatatatatatatatatgctttGTAGGATCAGCTTTCAGCTGACCAGTTTTGGTAAGGTTCCTCTGATTAGTGTATTCTATTCATTAAGcgcaaatttaatttaatttttttttatatattgttatatgtttattttttattataattttattttattcaatttcattttattttttttctttcactgaGAGCTGCACATGTTCAGTGCATTTGTGTTGTCCTTAGGGGGCACATTGCTCTAGGGTATTTTTGAAacgcttttctctctctctctatatgtCTACCCGTGCGATTCATCTGGAGCTagtttccgactattcgtgcaaCACGTTTCTCGCGGCATACCGTCGTTTTGTTGCGCGTGGAGAGCTTCTATCAGACCTTTATAGAGGCAATTGGGACCACCTTTCAGGGTGCAGCCAAGGAGCTGCAAGCATCATATAAAGCAGTCGTAACCGATCAAAACTTCGGCAATATACTCGCAACTGACAAAACAAATTGCCACTTCATCCCTCCCGGTGCTCCTTATTTTGGCGGCTTATGGGAAGCGTGGGTCGAATGCACGAAGCACCATTTGCGACGTGTTCTTGTCCAATCTTCCGAAAACCACCTCACAGATATAGTTGACATAACCTTATTCTACGTAATCCAAATCTTCGGCGATATTCAATTCTTTGTTTAGTTCCGTCTCAGATATAACAAATTTCTTCTTGCACCAGCTCCATATTGCAAATATATAATCCATCCATGCATTTATTTCAGGTTCATATTTCTGTAAAATGTAGTTGGAACGTTCAAACATTGTCATAATTGAAACTGTTAGCAACGATCGTTCATCAAAGTATTACTTTAATGCTCATAGTAACAAAGATAGGTTCAATAGAATAGTCCGGTCAATTTAGACATAAAATTAGTGGTCGGAACACAATAATTTCGACAGAGCTAAATTTTGGTAGAGACCTTGGGTTCAccattataaagaaaaagaaaaaagtcccCATCGATACCATGCGTCCTGAAACAGTTATTTAAagtcaaaagtgaaaattttcggttttttcgatttttctcgttaacggttattttcatcaaaaaaataGCTCAGACCAAAATCGTAGATCATAAAATTGTCCACAAAAATGgtcttcgtaatttttttcctgagAATTATCATTTCTGAGATATCGCGATTCTAAAAGTCGATCGAGTTACATTCTACATAATATGCACGCATATTATATATGTCACGGATTTAcatagtatatgtatagaatatataatatacatacttaCGCTTCGTAATATCGACCGTACAGTTGAGGCGGGTGGAATGTTCACGCCTCAAGGATCTCCGTAGTATTCCATATGCGTGATAAAATGTACATTTATACTTAGATTTAAACATCGCGCTCGTCGAAGTCTTCGACCACTCTGTGAATGTAACGATGTAAACCCTGTATCATCGAAGATATGTCCCCATCGCGAGCATGACTCGTGGGTATTGTATACACAATTGTCGATGCGTACACACGTTGTATATACTGCGATTTTGTGGTTACTGATTTCAGCCCTCAAGATTACAACATTACAATGCCGaactataataataaagttCACCGTCCACGTCCATCCTACAACGCAAGTTTTATACATGAGGATGAAACCGACAGAGCCTATGATGAATCTAGGCGGCAGGTACAACCTGTCGTGAGTCGAGGAAGAGCACGCGGATCAAAACCGAGTACATCACGTGGTGCCTACCAGAAACAGCGCTTTTCTGCACATCGATCTGACAAGAATAATGAAACACGCGCAATATTGAGCGACGAGCTCAAAAAGAAGTTCTATCCGGGAGTTAAAGATGAGATGACCGTCATGGATAGATTGGAGGCATATAACACGTCGAAGGCAATCACTTTAACAGTGACAACTCGTGCGATTGGATTTGGAACTCTGCACATATTTTCGTGCTTATTTGAGTTTAACAACGTACCCATGAGGGGAACAATTCAACATATTTATCGTGTCGCTCCAGCTGTATTCGAGGCCAAGGTCCAGTTTACACAGCGAGGCATATCGGCGATCCAGAATAATGAGGATGACTATAAGAATCACACAATGAATGAAGAGTGGATTCAAGCATCTAAGGCAGTAGTAGTGCTCCCAGACCAGTTGAGCACAGTAATAAATGCGATTGGAAAAGTAGTAGTATACGATGCCACTTATGTGCCTAAACTCGCTAAAGATAATTATCATGAAGGGAGATTCGTACCCCAAAGCGAGCAAGTAGTGCTCTCTAATCTTAGAGAAGTCGTTGAAGCGTTGTCACATGAAGACACGCCAGTGCAACAACGGCGCGCATTCTATCAACACAACCCTATTCCTGGGGCTATCTGGCACGGGCATCCTGAGAATCCAATTCTCCAGAACCCCAATGATGTAATCCCGCCCAACTACCAAGTAGTGGACCTTAAAGACAATATTGATGATCTAAGGGCTAAGATGAACTATCTTAACAAGAAGGCCGGCAAATATTTCTCCGAGCCAATTGTTTAGAAACAATGGAGcaatgtatgaaaattttagaaGAAATCAACCAACCTTACATGCAAGTAACATACGACTTGGCTATAGCAAAAATCGCTTTTCAAATTAAAGCCACTGAGACAAGTCCAAAATTTTCCAAGTTATTTATACATTTGGGTTCTTTTCACATCATGCAATCTTATTTTAAAGTTATTGGGAAATTCATTGATGGTTGTGGACTGTCAACAATTATGGTTGAGAGCGAGTTGCTTGCGAGTGGGTCTGTAGCAAGTTTTTTAGATGGCAAACATTTTAACCGGTGTAAGAGGTTACATCCTATGATGGCCTTAGGATTGCAAATTCTTCATTTCCGATCTTTCTTGGAacaggaaaaaattgaaataactgATGATATATTTCAAGAATTGCAAAGATTAAAATCTTGCCAAAcaccaatattttttattcacgacGAAAAACTCAAAGAATTGTGTGCAAATTATGCTAAATTTGAGGAACAAACTCTCCATGGTGATTTTGGTAAAACTGCTCAGTTTTATATGGTGTACGTAAAGCTTGTACATTATTATTCAACTCTTAGCAGAAGTATTCGTTTGGGAGATTTTgagttattcaaaaatattttacctaAAATTacaaacttattttttttatttaatcaccAAAATTATGCAAGATGGACGGTTACGTATCATCACAACCTTATGAAAGTTGCTTCAACTCATCCAGGGCTAGAAGATTTTAAAAAAGGGTTCTTTGGAATTAAACGTACGGGAAAACCATTTTCGAGGCAGCCGATTGACTTAACTCTAGAGCAAACGATCAATGCGGATGCTGCTAGGCGACTAACTGGAATCACTCATTTGACAGATTCCATCGCAGCTCGTCAACGTTGGGCTCGTAGTCATGATATTCGATCAACTATTATCACCCACGTTTTGGAAGAGATAGgcattaataaaaaacaagatatttcagcagagttACAGCCATCGAAcatcaaaaaaaattgcgagcaactggaaaagtttgtAAAATCTTTTGATCAATACATCAATCCATTTAGTGCCCAGTTACCTCCGAATCAATTGTTTAACATATCATCTGGTAAAGCTGCTTCAACTCAAGTAGAAGACTTTCTTCTGAACGTTGAAAAGATTGGTGATGATCTTCGCAAAGCATTCATTTCTGAATGTTCATCAGATATTAACCGGTTTGATAAAGCAATCAAGAAAATAccaattcacaatttttcaagtcagatagaaaaaaaaaccgtgaaagttggaggaaaaaatcaagaaatcaAAATACAGCGGGATTTATTTGGACGCATGTTGGGGCTATCAATGGACTATGATCGATGTCCTCAGAATTTTATCATATCCGATAACTCCTGTGCCTCTTTCTCTATGCCATTTGGACGGAGGAATTCACAAAACAGATAAGTCAGCGCTTGCTAAATCTCTTGAGGCAAAAATCGACCATGATCCACCAAGTCACGCTGATGTATATTTGATTGACGGTTTCTTTATTCTACATGCTATGAAAGAAGTACCCAGGACTTTTGGtaatatttcaaagaaatttttgcaaatgaTTACTAAATTTTCAGCATCCAGAATAGATGTTATCTTTGATCAATATTGGTACCCTTCCATCAAAGACAACGAACGGAGTCTTCGACATGAAGCACCACTAATTGATTACTCGATTTATGGACCAGACCAAATCAGATCAAGTGACTTTACGAAAGAAATGCGAAATACCAAATTCAAGGAAGCtcttattgaatttttcactataCATTGGGCAACGGATGATGTTGCGCCGTTTattggaaataaattgatccatttgaatttcaaaaattgttattcataTAGATCCAATGACGGCAAAGTCGAGTCAAGTATCGTTGAAGATTTGTGTTGTAAATCTCATGAAGAAGCAGacagtaaaattattttccatgcTTGTAGCATTATTGATCAGTCTAATATTGTTATTAGAGGTTCAGATACTGATATTTTAATAATCATGCTGGGCAACATGGTTAACTTGAAAAATCCTTCTTCTCACATTTGGATGCTAACCGGGACAGGAAACAACGAAAGGTTTATTGATGTCAGCAAAATATATACAGAACTTGGTCCACTTTTAGCTAAAAGCTTAATTGGCTTCCACGCTTTCACTGGTTGTGATTTCAATCCAGCTTTTTATAATCGgggcaaaaaaaaacctttcacgttactaaaaaataacgttgaatttcaaaaagcATTCGCTGCTTTCGGTGACATTGGCCTGACTGAGGATACCATACGTGAACTGTTTAATGTTATCCAGAAGTACACTTGCAGTATGTACAATGCTAAAAAATCCATCGATGTTGATGATGGGAGATTTCAGCTGTTCGTTAATTCCTACAAGGCTGTAGATatgaacgaaaattttaataaaaaagtcCGGAGCTTTGATGCAAGTTTGATCCCTCCGTGTAAATCTGAACTGTACCAACAAGTTTTGAGGACGCATTATATTTCCAGCATTTGGAAAAATGCTCATGCGAATGAGCCCACATCACTGAATCCCCTTGAATACGGCTGGATGGAGATGGAAAACCGTTACGTATTTAAGTGGTTCGAAGGAGACCAACTTCCTTGCTTTGTCAGCGACTTGATTCTAAATCCTGAAGGTAATGACAGCATTGTAACATTTATTGTAACAGCATTTTAATTATCATAAgcttatttaaaaattttattttatttttacagaatCTGACTTGGAGGATGAAGATGACTTGTCACTTTCTGAAGACGATTCcgaagatgaaaattaattataaaatatttcatgattatttcattgttataaattatttccaaaaataaatatattctgatatgaat includes the following:
- the LOC124218890 gene encoding uncharacterized protein — its product is MALGLQILHFRSFLEQEKIEITDDIFQELQRLKSCQTPIFFIHDEKLKELCANYAKFEEQTLHGLEDFKKGFFGIKRTGKPFSRQPIDLTLEQTINADAARRLTGITHLTDSIAARQRWARSHDIRSTIITHVLEEIGINKKQDISAELQPSNIKKNCEQLEKFVKSFDQYINPFSAQLPPNQLFNISSGKAASTQVEDFLLNVEKIGDDLRKAFISECSSDINRILSYPITPVPLSLCHLDGGIHKTDKSALAKSLEAKIDHDPPSHADVYLIDGFFILHAMKEVPRTFGNISKKFLQMITKFSASRIDVIFDQYWYPSIKDNERSLRHEAPLIDYSIYGPDQIRSSDFTKEMRNTKFKEALIEFFTIHWATDDVAPFIGNKLIHLNFKNCYSYRSNDGKVESSIVEDLCCKSHEEADSKIIFHACSIIDQSNIVIRGSDTDILIIMLGNMVNLKNPSSHIWMLTGTGNNESIWKNAHANEPTSLNPLEYGWMEMENRYVFKWFEGDQLPCFVSDLILNPEESDLEDEDDLSLSEDDSEDEN